The Patescibacteria group bacterium genome includes a window with the following:
- a CDS encoding response regulator yields MKIIIIDDEMNVVTTIKAFLAELSSEVDFAYSGQAGIKKIEAAPDYSLLILDFMMSGMSGLDVCKVMSEDEKMKKIPVLLISALPVTSPELHELLEEFNETHMVKGVLEKPFGKDVLLEEVKKIVKAD; encoded by the coding sequence ATGAAAATCATAATTATCGACGATGAAATGAATGTCGTCACTACCATCAAAGCATTCCTCGCCGAGTTGAGCTCGGAGGTCGATTTCGCTTACAGCGGACAGGCGGGGATAAAAAAAATCGAGGCCGCTCCCGACTATAGCCTGTTAATTCTTGATTTTATGATGTCGGGAATGAGCGGGCTGGATGTTTGCAAAGTAATGAGTGAGGATGAAAAAATGAAAAAAATTCCGGTTTTGTTGATTTCGGCCCTGCCGGTCACTTCTCCCGAGTTGCATGAACTCCTCGAAGAATTCAACGAAACTCACATGGTAAAAGGCGTGCTGGAAAAACCGTTCGGCAAAGACGTTCTTTTGGAAGAAGTAAAAAAAATAGTGAAGGCAGACTAA
- a CDS encoding ribonuclease J → MNTKYKPRTSHQPPRGAGGEKRKFFSSYHGPRPTQTAPKTPAEQIITSPDGKLKIIVLGGLEEVGRNMTLIEYEREIIIIDMGLQFPEEDMPGIDYIIPNVSYLKDKAEWVKGVIITHGHYDHIGGIPHIMGEIGNPPIFMGKLTAGLVKKKCAEYRDCPKLNDQIIDENSVLRLGRAFRIGFLRVNHSIPDCFAVIVDTPVGRIIHTGDFKIDYSPVNDKPADLQRIAQIGSEGVMLLMSDSTDSTHPGYQLSESAIGNEMDKIFEKIDGRIIIGTFASQLARVQKLFDLAEKYGRRVYLQGRSMNDNVEIAHQIGYMKFNPRILVTDNELNRLPDNKVLILGTGAQGESNAFLVRVVSHEHKTIHLKEGDTVIFSSSVIPGNERTIQSLKDMITRQGADVIHYEMMDVHAGGHAKQEDLKLMMRLLKPEYIMPIEGNHFMLKAEGDLARAVGIPKEKTFIADNGQVVEFSKNETGVTVGRLTKEKVVTDYVMVDGLGVGDVSNIVLRDRRVMAEDGMIVIIATIDSEHGKTIGNPDIISRGFVYMKDSRELIEATRMKVKKMVESHDSRTSADVDHIKNKIRDEVGQFLFSKTKRRPMVLPVVIKV, encoded by the coding sequence ATGAACACCAAGTACAAACCAAGAACCTCTCATCAGCCGCCGCGAGGCGCGGGAGGGGAAAAGAGGAAGTTTTTTTCTTCCTATCACGGACCGCGTCCGACTCAAACGGCGCCGAAGACGCCGGCCGAACAAATCATCACCAGCCCGGACGGTAAATTAAAAATTATCGTCTTGGGCGGATTGGAAGAAGTCGGCCGGAATATGACTCTCATCGAATACGAGCGGGAGATCATTATTATCGATATGGGCCTGCAATTTCCCGAAGAAGATATGCCGGGCATCGATTACATCATTCCCAATGTCAGCTATCTGAAAGACAAGGCGGAATGGGTTAAGGGCGTGATCATTACTCATGGCCATTATGACCATATCGGCGGCATTCCTCATATTATGGGCGAGATCGGCAATCCGCCGATCTTCATGGGCAAGCTGACAGCCGGGCTGGTAAAAAAGAAATGCGCCGAATACCGCGACTGCCCCAAATTAAATGACCAGATCATCGATGAAAATTCGGTTTTGCGGCTGGGCCGGGCCTTTCGAATTGGATTTTTAAGAGTCAATCATTCCATTCCTGATTGTTTCGCCGTGATCGTCGATACGCCGGTCGGCCGTATCATTCATACCGGGGATTTTAAGATCGATTATTCGCCGGTCAACGATAAGCCGGCCGACTTGCAGCGCATCGCCCAGATCGGTTCGGAAGGAGTAATGCTCTTGATGTCCGATTCCACCGACTCCACTCATCCGGGCTATCAGCTTTCCGAATCGGCCATCGGCAATGAAATGGATAAAATTTTTGAGAAGATCGACGGGCGGATCATCATCGGCACTTTCGCTTCGCAATTGGCTCGCGTGCAAAAATTATTCGATCTGGCGGAAAAGTACGGCCGCCGTGTTTATCTCCAGGGCCGGAGCATGAACGATAACGTCGAGATCGCCCACCAGATCGGCTATATGAAATTCAATCCGCGCATTTTGGTGACGGACAATGAATTGAACCGCTTGCCCGATAATAAAGTTTTGATTTTGGGCACGGGCGCGCAAGGCGAGTCCAATGCTTTTTTGGTGCGGGTGGTTTCGCACGAGCATAAAACCATTCATCTCAAGGAGGGTGATACAGTGATCTTTTCTTCCTCGGTCATCCCGGGCAATGAGCGCACGATCCAAAGCTTGAAAGATATGATCACCCGCCAGGGCGCTGATGTTATTCATTATGAAATGATGGACGTGCACGCCGGCGGCCATGCCAAGCAGGAAGACTTGAAATTGATGATGCGCTTATTAAAGCCGGAATATATTATGCCGATCGAGGGCAATCACTTTATGCTGAAAGCCGAAGGCGATCTGGCTCGCGCCGTGGGCATTCCCAAAGAAAAAACTTTTATCGCCGATAACGGGCAAGTGGTGGAATTTTCTAAAAATGAAACCGGCGTTACGGTTGGCCGCTTGACCAAAGAAAAAGTCGTGACCGATTATGTCATGGTTGATGGTCTGGGCGTGGGCGACGTTTCCAATATTGTTTTAAGAGACCGCCGCGTCATGGCCGAGGACGGGATGATTGTGATCATCGCCACCATCGATTCCGAACATGGTAAGACAATCGGCAATCCGGATATTATTTCCCGCGGCTTCGTCTATATGAAAGACAGCCGCGAACTGATCGAAGCGACCAGAATGAAAGTGAAAAAAATGGTGGAATCGCATGACTCGCGCACTTCCGCCGACGTCGATCATATCAAGAATAAGATCCGCGACGAGGTCGGCCAATTCCTTTTCTCCAAAACCAAGCGCCGCCCCATGGTGTTGCCGGTAGTGATTAAAGTTTGA
- a CDS encoding glycosyltransferase, with the protein MTKHLIIIPVYNKLQIVKRTLTAYIKNTNLKGCITYVIDDGSDKQTSEYLKKFLEINSGINLLRNNKNIGKPKSINKIINLNQDADFITIIDRDVKVLTKNWNDVLLKAHKIWDNKAILGGKINQKGFEFKKGRMIFGDVFPFWTLAGGFFSIPKFVFKKLGYFYDRIRRHEDADYCRRAATQNIRWYYTPNIKTRMLKNKSVSNSQKYSKIKKQEKNIYKKRATYIMTTHDVYYNPFKKGLK; encoded by the coding sequence ATGACAAAACATCTGATTATTATTCCGGTTTACAATAAATTACAAATTGTAAAAAGAACACTCACCGCCTATATAAAAAATACCAATCTTAAAGGTTGCATTACTTACGTTATTGATGATGGGAGTGATAAACAAACAAGCGAGTATTTAAAAAAATTTTTGGAAATAAATTCTGGAATCAACTTGCTTAGAAATAATAAAAATATTGGAAAACCGAAAAGTATAAATAAAATAATTAATTTAAATCAAGATGCGGACTTCATTACCATAATTGATCGCGATGTAAAAGTTTTAACCAAAAATTGGAACGACGTTTTGTTGAAGGCTCATAAAATTTGGGATAATAAAGCTATTCTGGGAGGAAAAATCAATCAAAAAGGTTTTGAATTCAAAAAGGGAAGAATGATTTTTGGAGATGTCTTTCCGTTTTGGACACTGGCCGGAGGATTTTTTTCCATTCCAAAATTTGTTTTTAAAAAACTTGGGTATTTTTATGACCGAATAAGAAGACATGAGGATGCGGATTATTGCCGAAGGGCGGCGACGCAAAATATTCGCTGGTATTATACTCCAAACATAAAAACGCGGATGCTAAAAAATAAATCCGTTTCCAATAGCCAAAAATATTCAAAAATCAAAAAACAGGAAAAGAATATTTACAAAAAGAGAGCCACATATATTATGACTACCCACGATGTTTATTATAATCCGTTTAAAAAAGGCTTAAAATAA
- a CDS encoding methyltransferase domain-containing protein, whose translation MKQKFSKDIFADQDAYYMSCPEVVGQHIANQLSRFSSAVELCCAVGMLAIQLAKKMNKVTAVDIDRSRIDDAKKNAKLYGVDNKINFIVGDVLDENLLKNLSAEVAILDPDWRIISGTEKSAHATTLDDTRPSLREMFDLTKRYITPNIVSRVPKNFTFETLSDFGSCRLENILWGGRVRFKIAYFFDDISENNEADYSFDLQC comes from the coding sequence ATGAAACAGAAATTTTCAAAAGACATCTTTGCTGATCAAGACGCTTATTATATGAGTTGTCCCGAGGTGGTTGGCCAGCACATCGCCAACCAATTATCACGTTTTAGTTCGGCAGTTGAGCTTTGTTGCGCCGTTGGCATGCTCGCCATACAGCTCGCCAAGAAGATGAATAAAGTTACTGCGGTTGACATTGACCGAAGCAGGATCGATGATGCTAAAAAAAATGCCAAACTATATGGCGTTGATAATAAAATTAATTTTATTGTTGGCGATGTGCTCGATGAAAATTTACTAAAAAATCTATCGGCCGAAGTGGCTATTTTGGATCCTGATTGGAGAATCATTTCGGGAACGGAAAAATCTGCCCACGCGACAACGCTTGATGATACGCGGCCAAGTTTGAGAGAAATGTTTGATTTGACCAAGCGATATATCACGCCTAATATCGTCAGCAGAGTTCCGAAAAATTTCACTTTTGAAACTTTATCGGATTTTGGCAGCTGTAGACTGGAAAATATTTTATGGGGCGGCAGGGTAAGATTCAAGATAGCTTATTTTTTCGATGATATTTCGGAAAACAATGAGGCAGATTATTCTTTCGATTTACAATGTTAA